The DNA segment ATGAGCTGCTTGCGGATATGCGGGATTCTAAATTTGGTTTGTTCTGGAACTTTGCTTCCCCTGCCATCCAGGTAATGACCTATTTCCTGGTATTTGGTATCGGTATCGGGCGTGGTCATCAACAGGGAATACCTTATCTTCCATGGGTAGTTGTAGGATTTTGTGCATGGTGGTTTATCCAGCCGTGTATTGTTCAGGGGTGCAGCGCTATTTTCTCTAAAACAAATGTTATTACAAAAATGAAATTTCCTGTCAGTATACTACCGATGACGGTGATCGCAAAGGAATTATTTAACCATTTCTGTATGTTGATAATTGGCTTTGTCGTTCTCATGCTGTATGGGTATCATCCCAATGTTTACTGGTTTGGACTTTTATATTATGCGATATGTGCCATACTGATGGTGGAATCACTAGCACTTATCACATCTGTACTGACCATGCTATGGCGTGATGTAAAAAAGCTGATAACATCTATTATGCGTATGATATTATATTTATCACCTGTATTATGGCCGGCAAAATATGATCAGTTCCCTATTCTAAATTTCATTATGAAATTAAACCCGGTGTATTATGTTGTACAGGGGTATCGGGATTCTGTGTTTTTTCATAAAACAATTTTTGCACATCCTGCAATGACCATATATTTCTGGTGTGTTGTTATTGGAATGTTTGTGCTTGGCTGCTATCTGATGTACAAATTTAAAACAAAGTTTATTGATATGATTTAGGAGGTTTTCCAATGGCGAAAACAAGAGAAGAATACAGCGGCTATGCTGTAGTCATGGAAAATGTATCAAAGATATATCGATTGAAAACAAAAGGTAAAAAAGGCAAAAAGAAAACAGATGAACGTTTTTTTGCTTTAAAGGATATAAATTTTAAAATCGAAAAGGGTGATTGCGTTGGTATTTTAGGTACTAACGGGAGTGGTAAGTCAACCTTATCTTTGATATTGTCCGGGATTTCTGACAAAGACAGCGGAAATATGATAGTCAATGGAGAACAGGCATTGATTGCCATCAATACCGGGTTGAATATGCAGCTGACCGGAGAAGAGAATATCGATCTGAAGGGTGCATTACTGGGCCTTAAGAAAAAACAGATTGAAGAGATTAAACGTGGTGTTATAGAATTCGCAGAGCTTGGAGACTTTCTGTATCAGCCGGTAAAAAAATATTCAAGTGGAATGAAATCCCGTTTGGGATTTTCAATATCACTCTCCCTAAATCCGGATATTTTTATTGTCGATGAGGCTTTGTCTGTAGGTGATAAGGGATTTGCACAGAAATGCATGAATCGTATGCAGAAGCTTCGCGATGAAGAAGGAAAAACCATCTTTTTTATCTCACATGCATTGCCGCAGGTACGTGCATTCTGTAAAACCGGTATGTGGATTGAGGGTGGAAAATTAGTGGAAATCGGTGATATTGATACGGTATGTGACCACTACTCTGAATATGTTGACAGCTACAATAATCTGACAGAAAAAGAAAAGAAAAAACAGCGGGATGCAAAATTTAAAGAGCGAATTATAAAGGAAGAAAAGAAAAAATCTATATTCCACAGAGGAAAGTGAGGAAACTATCATGGAAGAAAAGAAAATGAGAAAGGTTATTACATATGGAACATTTGATTTGTTTCACGTTGGTCATTTGAACCTTTTAAGACGTGCTAAGGAGCAGGGAGATTATCTGATTGTTGCAGTTAGTACAGACCGTTTTAATTGGGTTGAAAAGAATAAGAAATGTCAAATCAGTGATAAGGATCGTATGGAAATCGTACGAGCAATTCGTTATGTCGATGAAGTTATACCTGAAGACAGCTGGGATCAGAAGGTTAAGGATGTACAAAAATATGATGTCGATGTTTTTGTAATGGGGGATGACTGGGAAGGTAAATTCGATTTCCTCAAGGAATACTGTGATGTTGTATATTTACCAAGAACTGAGGGAATCAGCACCACACAGTTGAAAGAAGAACTCAGCAGTAAGAAAAAATAGAATGAAAGGGTGTAAAGAATGAAAAAGCTTAGTGTAATCATACCTTTTCATGCATATGGCAGCTATCTGGAAGACTGCTTGAAAAGTCTGACAAAAAGTACATGGAAGGATTTTGAGGTAATACTGGTTTTATCCCATGTGAAAGAGGATATCAGTGATATCACGACTACCTATGGAACGCTCCTGGATATGACGATTCTGGAATTGGAAGAACATCAGGACGGCGTTGCTGCTGCGAGAAACATGGGATTGCGCGCTGCACAAAGTCCGTATGTTTACTTTCTTGACAGTGATGATTATGTATTACGTGATACATTTGCAGAATATATGGATGCCATGGGGAATGCAGATGTAGATATTGCATATGGGGTAATCGATCATACCTGGTTCAAGCGTAGCAATTATCTTAGTCAGATTGAAGATAAAGAAGCAGATCTTGCGGAAAAGGAAATGGCCAGACTGGCGAATTGGGAGAATTATAGCAAGGAGCGGGGAGCAAAGGAGCATGATCCGGAAAAGGAAAAGGCTCTGTACTTTCTAATGTGGAATCGTAAGGGAATTTCCACAACAACTGCGTTGAATATCATTTATCGAAGAGATTTTTTACTACAGCATGATATCTGGTATCCTGAGCATCTAAAATTTAATTCCGACCTGTTGTTTCTTGTAAAAGCATTGCATGAGGCAAAGCACTTTGCTCGTGCACCAAGAGCAGTGTATGTAAAGCGTAAGCATAATGATCCTATCAATCGCCCATCTATTTCACAGGAAAGCGATGACAATAAATTTTATGAAAAGCTGCAGGCATATAAAGAGGCAATTGCACTGGTACCAGAAGAATCCCATATACGTACGATATTGGACCGTAAAATCATACGATATTATACACGCTCTTTTGTTAAGCATGTCCGCAGAAGTGAAGACCCTATCTGGCGAAACGAGTATTACAAAGCAATGCGTGAAGTTATCTGCGGTTGCCGTGACGAGGTCGTACAGGATCTGAAACGCTATTCCAGAAAACTGGTAGATGCAATACGTAAAGACGATATGGACAAGCTTCAGAGTATCGTACGCAATCACTTTGCATTGCGTAAAGCGAAACGAGTTTTTAAAAATAAAAATGTTCTATATAAAACCATGTATCTGCGTAAATATTTAAAAGAGCCTGTACAGGAAAATCTTGTTATGTTCGAGACTTTCTTTGGTAAAAATTATGCAGACAGCCCTAAATATATTTATGAATACCTTGGAAAGCATTATCCTGGACAATTTGAATTTGTGTGGGCGTTAAATGATGGAAAAAAATCATCAGATCTTCCTTATGGCGGAACTGTTGTAAAACGGTTCTCATTGAAATATGCATATTATCTGGCAAAGGCCAAGTATCTGGTTTACAATGTACATCAGCCAATGTGGTTTCGGAAACGTGAGGAACAGGTGTTTCTGGAAACATGGCACGGAACACCATTAAAACGGCTTGTGTTTGATCAGGAAGAGGTTATGAGTGCCAATCCAAAATATAAGCCTAATTTCTACCGCCAAAGGGCAGAATGGGATTATCTTGTAAGTGCCAATCATTTTTCTACTGAGACCTTTAAAAGCTGCTTTATGTTTGAAAATGAGATGCTGGAGGAAGGGTATCCCCGAAATGATATCCTGTCAGCTCCGGATCGTGATGAGCGTGCTATTGAATTAAAAAAGAAACTTGGTATTCCACAAGACAAAAAAACAATTCTCTATGCACCTACCTGGCGTGATGATGAGCATTATGGCAGTGGTCAATATAAATTCGATTTAAAGCTGAATCTTCGTTATTTAAAGGAACATCTTGGTGATGATTACGTGGTATTGCTGCGTACGCATTACTATATAGCAGACCATCTGGATACAACAGGTTTGGAAGGATTCACATATAATGTAAGTAAATATGATGATGTATCAGAAATTTATCTGATTTCCGATATTTGTATTACGGATTATTCCAGTGTATTCTTCGATTTTGCAAATCTGCGGCGTCCTATTCTGTTTTATACCTATGATTTGGATAAATATAAGAATATGCTGCGGGGATTCTATATAGATATTGAAAAAGAGGTTCCCGGGCCGCTGCTGTTTACTACAGAGGAAGTTTGTGATGCAATTCAGCATATTGAAGAAATAAATGAGAAATATGCCCAAAGATATGATGAATTTTACGAACGCTTCTGCAGTCTGGACGATGGTAATGCATCAAAGCGAATTGTAGAACGTGTGTTCTTTCAGCCGAAACCGGATAAAAAAGATTAGTTCGCTAATCTTTTTTCAATAAAAGGAGATGCTGTGCGATGATTAAATTTATAAAAAAAATATTGGGAAAGGGAATTCGTCTTGCATACCGTCTGGTATATCGGCTGATACCCTGTAATCCCAAAACCGTATTGTTTATTTCATTTCATGGACGTGGTTATTCTGATAATCCAAAAGCAATACACCAGTATATGATACAGGATGAGAAATACAAGGATTATCAATTCATATGGGCAATTAAACACCATAAGGGAAAACAGATTAAGGGTGCAAGGGTAATTGAATATTTCAGTATTCCTTATTTCTTTTATCTTGCCAGAAGTAAATACTGGATCGTAAACTGCAAGCTTCCAAAATATGTTTTAAAAAAGGATAATCAGATTTATTTGCAGACATGGCATGGAACACCGTTAAAGCGTCTTGCTCATGATATCATTGTACCGGAAGGAACAACCTTCTATCGCAGTGGAATGACTGCTGATGAAATGCGCAGTACCTATGATAATGATGTATCTAAATATAACTATATGATTTCTCCCAACTCCTTTTGTACGGAGGTTTTTCAGAGTGCTTTTCAAATAGATCGTAAGCGGCTGATTGAAACCGGATATCCGCGAAATGATATGCTTACCAACATTACGGAGGAACAGATCAAGGAAATCAAACAGAGGATGCAGCTTCCACTGGATAAAAATATCGTCTTATATGCTCCAACGTGGCGCGATAATTCTTTCGTTACAAGCGGATATACCTTCGACTTACAAGCTGATTTCAGGAAATGGAAGGAAATCCTAGGCGATGATTCCATATTGCTTTTTAAACCGCATTACCTGATTATCAATAAATTTGAGAATGATCCTATGCTTGAAGGCTTCCTGTATTCTATTGATGCAAAGGAAGATATCAATGATTTATATGTTATTGCAGACCAGCTCATAACAGATTACTCCAGTGTATTTTTTGATTATGCAATACTGAATCGTCCTATTTATTTCTATATGTATGATCTGGATGAATATAAAGAGGAATTGCGTGGATTTTATCTTGATATTTATAAGGATCTTCCAGGAGATATCTTTGAGACGGAAGAAGACCTGCTGCAGGCTGTACAGACACACTGCTATGATTTTGAAAGATTAAATGAATTCAATAGACGCTTTAATCATGCCCAAAGCGGTAATTGTTCAGAAAAGGTATGTGATATCGTATTTGCGGAGAACAGCCATGGGAATTGAGAAACTGATATTGAATATTCTGCTTGGAATTTGCAGACCCTTGCTATGTCTGCTTCCTGTTCGTAAGAATAAAATAACTTTTATTTCCCTGACGATGGATACTTTAAGCGGTGATTTTAAAAAAATTGTAAATGAATTAAGAAAAAATGATGAGCTCGATTTACACTTTAATCTTGTTAAATTTGAAAAGACACTTATGGGAAAATTCAAATATTTACTGAATTGCTTCATCCAGCTGTATGAGGTATGTACCTCCCATGTTATCATCATCAATGATAATAATTATGTAATTTCAAAATTTAAACGTAACGATGTCCGTGTTATTCAGATATGGCATGCGTGTGGCGCAGTGAAAAAATTTGGAAATCAAATCAAGCGGGAATACCGTATTCAAAATTATGATTATGTAATTAGCTGTTCCGATGCATGGAAACCGGCTTTTTCAGAGGCTTTTGGAGTTAAGCCTGAGCAGGTTATTGCATGTGGGCTGCCGCGCACAGACGCATTATGTATACAGGAACGCGTAGCACAGCTTCAAAACGCTCTGATACAACGATATCCCATCTTGAAGGATTCTTATATTTACCTATACGCTCCTACCTTTCGTGGCAATATAATCGGTGGTTTTCATTATGAAACACTGCCATTGGAACATATCCTTGCAAAGCTTCCTGAAAACAGTGTTATCATGTATAAAATGCATCCTCTTTTGGGAGATGTAAAGATGGGAGAACATCCACGGATCCTTAATATGAATAAAGAAAATCTGAATGCACTACTCTGTGTATCTGATTGTCTTATTTCCGACTATTCTTCGGTTATTTTTGATTATTCCATAGTTGGAAGGAAAATGATTTTCTATGTACCAGATCTTGCGGATTATACACAAACCATTGGTTTGAATGTAGCGTATGACCATATGCCTGGAGATATATGCCAGGATGTTTCAGCTTTAATTTCGAGTATGCGCAAGCAGGATAGAAAACGTGACAGCCGCCTGGACGCCTTTCGCGATACTTATTTTCATTCCTGTGATGGAAACAATGCAAAGCGTATTGCACAGCTCATTGAGAAGACAGCAGAATAACACTCTGCTGTTTTTTGTATGATAGAAAATGTCTGCAATCACGTAGAACCAAAAATGAAAAGGTGAAATAGAAGAATAGTAGAGCTTATGAACCTAAAGAATTCTTAAGAAAATGTTGTTTCTTTATGCTTATTATGTATACTTATAGTGAAATGAGGTGTTATATAATGGAACAATCTCGCATACTGATTGCTGATGATGATTATGAAATACGTGAAATTGTTCGTACACTTTTAATACAGGAGGGATATGCTGTCGTTGAGGCAAGGAATGGAAAAGAGGCACTGCAGCTAATCGATGAGTCAATTGACCTGTATATTTTGGATATCATGATGCCTTATATGGATGGATATGAGGTATGTGAGCAGATACGCAAGTGTAGTAATGCACCTATTTTGTTTTTGACTGCAAAGGGAACGCAAAAAGATAAAGCACAGGGGTTTTCTAAAGGGGCTGATGATTATCTGGCAAAACCGTTTTCCTATTCGGAACTCCTTGTAAGAGTCAAAGCGATGCTGCGAAGATTTATGATATATCAGGGAAAAGAAGCAGAGCTGGAAAAGAGAAGCCGTGTAATTCAGGTTGGACGACTTCGCATAGAAGAACGAAACGAGGAGGTCAGCGTTGATGATAAAAAGGTACAGCTGACAGAACTGGAATATCGGTTACTACATTTTCTTGTTACACATCGTCACGAAACCTTCTCTGCTGAGGAGTTGTTTGTATCCGTGTGGAAAGAACCGTATTATACAAGTGCAAATAATACCCTGATGGTTCATATTCGAAATCTAAGAAAAAAAATTGAAAGGAATCCCCAGGATCCTGTATATATCAGGACGGTATGGGGGAAGGGATATCGTTTTGATTAAGAAAAAGAAAAAAAGGGTGTTTCTACAAATTTATGTATTGATGACGGTGTTTCTGATTAGCTTTTTTACCATATATGCCTTTCGTTATAAGGTGTATGACTTTTTGTTTGAAAGGAATTATATACAGCAGGAATCAGTAAAGGCTCTAAAGGCCAGAATCCGCCCACTTGTGAAAGAAAAGCATATGCAGCATGAAAATATAAACGATTTACAAGAGAAGCTGGATGAAGAATTAAAAGATTACGATTATGAAATAATAGCTGAAACATCATCAAATTATATAAAGTATTTATTTGTATCAAAGGGCTTTTTAGTATATAAAGACGGTTGGACTTATGAGAAAAAACTAAAATATTATTATGATAAGGGCAGCATTATGATTGTATGCTTTCCGAAATTGTATACGTATCTTGATTACTATAGCTTGGTGTGTATTATTTTTTCATTGTTTATCTGCCTGGTGAGTATCCTCTTTTACAGGTATGTGAAAAAAAATCGTATAATATTTAAAATAGCTAATCATTTCTTACAAAACAGACGATTTTTTAAGCTTAATCATTTATCTTCAGAACTGCTTATCGTGAATATTGTTGCCCTGACAGCGACAGCCAGTTTATTTGTTTTTCTGTATATAAATCGCTATTCACCTTTAGAATTTCTCAAAGATATGTCAATTTTTCGTGAAAATATGATTGAAGATATGGATTCTTATGCTGAGCAGATACAAGAGCAAATACGCAATTTGGATATAAAAAAGGATGGTAAGAAAATAGAGAAAATCTTTGAAGCAGCTATGCCAAATCATTCAATTTTATCATTATCTGATTCTGCTAATAATGCTCACGTATATGTTTCATATAATGGTGTATATGATGACTTTATGTACGGTATTTATAATTCCCTTATCGTGAGACGTCCATTTGATTTTTATTATGTAATGGAATGCAATAGCAAGTATGCAATGTTTTCCATCAGCTACTTTCCTTTTATATATTACATGCAGCTTTATATAATCGCTATCCTTTTATTTTCCTTCTCCTATTACCTAATACTGGTTCAATTATTTATCAAGCGGAAAATTGAGGCAATACTTTTGATTCAGGAGGATGCGTCAATACTTTCACAGGGTGATTGGAATCATACCTTCCGTTATAAGGGAATTGATGAAATCGGTGAATTGAGTGACGAGCTTCGCTGCATGCAGAGCACGTATTATGAAAATATGCAAAATGAGAAAAAAGCACGGCAGGCAAATCAGGAGCTGGTTACATCCCTTTCTCATGATTTACGTACCCCTTTAACTTCTCTGTTAGGTTATCTTGAGCTCATTCGCTATCGTGAAGGCACAGCTGAGCAGAAACGGGAATATCTGGATCGGTCCTTACAGAAGGTGGAACAAATTCGCAGCCTGTCTGATAAGCTGTTTGAATACTTTCTTGTATACGAAAAGGAGGATTCACTAGAACTGGAAGAGCAGCCGATTGAACGCTGGTTAGATTATGTACGTGAAAATGTTGAATTTATGCAGCAGGATGGTTTGTCTATCCATTTGCAGCTTGAAGCTTTAGCAAACAGCAAGGCTGCATATAATATGGAAATGCTTCAAAGAGCAATGGATAATTTATTCTCTAATCTCCATAAATATGCAGATCGCAGCAGTACGATTGAAATACAGGGATATCACGACAATGCTACATACCATCTTTGCATAAAAAATCGTATACGTAAAAATGAGGAAAAGGTTGAAAGCAATCGAATTGGCTTGAAAAGCACGGAGAAAATCATGCAGCTGCATCATGGAAGCTTACGGATTGAGGAAAAGGATGCATACTTTTGTATAGAAGTGCAACTTCCGTTATCCTCGACAGAATGAAGCCGTTTTTTCTGGGAAGAATGAAAATACAATACCGTTCTTAATGAATGTTTAAGAAACCTTAAGATAATGCGGATGGTAAACGAAAAACAGGAATGGTAAAATAAGTAAGAACAAGGAGTGTGAATACATGTTTCATAACTGGAATAAAACGGAATGGATACATAGACTAATTCTGCTGATCTTGCCTTTGCTCTTTGTAGCTTTGATGCTGAGTCAAAATGATATTTATGGCTCTTTAACAGACTGGCTATCACAGCATATCACATTTCCTGATTACTTTCGAATGATATTTCAAGAGACAGGCCAGCTTTTCCCTGATTTTTCATTAAATCTTGGAGGCGGTCAGAACTTTGCTCAATATACATATTACGGATTGTTAAGACCAGATGTTCTGATTTCATTTTTCCTTCCAGGGATTGCGATGAGAGATATAATTGTTACAGCAAGTATATGTTATATGCTTCTATCCATTCAATTATTTTATCAATGGATGAAAACAAAAGTAAAGACACCTTGGATACTTTTATTTGTGAGCTGCTTATTTGCTCTTTCAGGGCCTTTGCTGTTTCATAGTCATAGACATATCATGTTTATCAGTTATTTTCCTGGATTGCTTCTGTGTCTGATTGGTACTGATCATTATCTGGAAAGGAAAAAAACTTTCCTGCTTGTGACTGGCGTCTTTTTCATGATTATTACCTCTTACTTTTTTAGTGTGGCTGGCTTAGTGGTAACAGGAATTTATAGCATTTATGCATGGATGAAGCGATATCCGCAGGGAACCTGGAAGGCATTCTTCATTTATATCCTGAAATATATAGGATGGCTTCTAGCCGGTGTACTCGTCTCCTGCTTTTATCTGATACCGACAGCCTACGCAATGCTTTTACAAACGCGTCCTGCATTGGAGCATCCTTCCCTGGCTGCATTATTTATCCCGAAAACCGGTTTTTCAGCGATGTTATATGATGATTATAATATTGGCTTAACCGCTATCAGCATAGCGGCAGTTGTATATGGCTTTGTGAAAAAAAATAAAGCAGGACGTTTATTATCCTTGTTTTTGCTGCTTATTATCTGCATTCCTCTATGCCAGTATGTACTAAGCGGAATGCAATACGTGAGAGCAAAATCTTTAATACCGTTTCTGCCATTGGCAGTTATGTTAATTGGTATCATGTTGGAGGATTGGCAGCATAGTGAGAAAAAATTTCCATGGTGGATTCTTATAATTTGTCTCCTTCAGGCATTTGGCTTGAAATCAAACAGATTGAAGGAATTGTTTGCTGCGGATATCCTGCTAATGCTGCTGCTGTTTCTGATATTAAGAAAAACGCAGTGGAAAAAATATTTCATTGTGTATCTCATTGTACCGGCTTTTGTTTGTATGCAATTAAATGTAAAGGAAGACTTTGTAACCAATACGGCTATGAAAAAGGTTACCAGTGCAACCAAAACAAAGCTGATCAGTAAGACGCTGGACACCTACCCAGGACTTTACAGACTGGATGATGCTTCAACATCGTACAGTGTTAACCGTGTAGAGGATATACGGCAGTTTAAAACAACACAATATTCCTCAAACAGCAACATCGATTATAACGAATTTTATTATACGATTATGAAGCAGCCAATGCTGAATCGAAATCATGTAATCATGTCAAGTGTTGAAAATCCTTATTTTTCTGGATTTATGGGTGTGCGCTTTTTGTATGATCAGGGAAAAGGGAAGCCTAATCGCTATGGATACCATACAGTATTAAAGAAGAAGACGAAATTCATAGAGGAAAACGAAAATGTCATGCCGTTAGCATATGTATCTTATGATAAGATAAGTCGTCGTCAATTTGATTCTTATTCATATCCATATTCTATAGAAGCATTATACATGAATACCGTAGTTGAGGATGATTTACCAGATGTATCCTTTTACCAATCGGTTCACAAAGTTAAGCCGTCATTTACACTTTCCGATATTTCAGATAACGTGAAAATAGAAAAAGTAAAAAAGGGAATGCGTATAAAGAGTGAGGGAAAAGGTCGTATGAAGCTTTCCCTTAAGGAGCCACTGTTAGCTAATCAACTGCTGATTATACGTTGCAATATAGCAGATATCGAGCAAGGGAATAGTAGGGATACCACTGTAGCAATCAATCGTATCCATAACAAAAAAACAGCAACCTCTGCAGTGTATGCAAGCAGCAAAGCTGATTTTGAATATGTGATTGGAGATACAAATGGATTGCATGATTTGACCTTCGAATTTACAAAAGGCTCCTATACCCTGGAGAATTTTGAATTTTATATCAGTGATGCATCCTTAATGAAAGCACGAAAAGCTGCTGTTACTGAAATGAAAGTTAAGAATACGGATGGTTCTTTGCTATCAGGGAATGTGAATGCCAGAGATGATGGGGTATTTGTGACCTCAATCCCTTATCAAAAGGGATTACAAATATATATTGATGGCCAAAAAGCTGCTGCTAAAAAGGTTAATACTGCCTTTCTAGGTGCCGATATCAAACAGGGAAACCACTTGATTGAAATACGGTATACAATGCCGGGGAAAGCTTTAGGAATATTTGTCAGTGGAGGAGCATTGGCGGTGCTTGTTATCATATGGGGCTGGAACAGAAAGAAAAGCTGGAAATTAGGAAAAAAATAGCGTATTCTTATAAATAGCAGTAACTTTGAATAATCAAAAGAGAGGTATTATATGGACGAGAAGAAAAAGAATTTGATTGAGCTTATCAATTATATAGTAGTCGGAGGCTTGACAACACTGGTAAATTTTATTGTATATTTCTTCTGTACACATGTACAACTGCATTATCTGATTGCCAATGTAATCGCCTGGGTATTTGCAGTATTATTTGCATATGTAGCAAATAGAAAATACGTATTTAAAAGTGAAGGCAATGATCAGAAAGCGGAGTTCATGCAGTTTGTATCACTTCGTGCAGTGACATTGGTGGTAGAGAGCCTGCTGCTGTTTCTATGTATTCAGCTCATGTCCATGAATGAGAACATCGCGAAGATTATTGTAAGTATTGTGACAGTTGTAGGAAATTATGTATTTTGCAAATTTATGATTTTTAAGCCAAAAGCACAGGAATAACGAAACGAGGGATATAGTATGAAGCTATCGCTGGTAGTGCCTTGTTATAACGAGGCAGATAATGTAAAGCTATTTTATGAAAAGGTTGAGGATACATTTTCTGAGCAAAGCTTTGCTTATGAATATATCTTCATCAATGATGGAAGCCGTGATCAGACCTATGCGAATCTGAAAAAGCTCGCTGAGGA comes from the Erysipelotrichaceae bacterium 66202529 genome and includes:
- a CDS encoding ABC transporter permease gives rise to the protein MFKSIRYVVKENISNLYRIYCIAKYELLADMRDSKFGLFWNFASPAIQVMTYFLVFGIGIGRGHQQGIPYLPWVVVGFCAWWFIQPCIVQGCSAIFSKTNVITKMKFPVSILPMTVIAKELFNHFCMLIIGFVVLMLYGYHPNVYWFGLLYYAICAILMVESLALITSVLTMLWRDVKKLITSIMRMILYLSPVLWPAKYDQFPILNFIMKLNPVYYVVQGYRDSVFFHKTIFAHPAMTIYFWCVVIGMFVLGCYLMYKFKTKFIDMI
- a CDS encoding glycosyltransferase, whose product is MKKLSVIIPFHAYGSYLEDCLKSLTKSTWKDFEVILVLSHVKEDISDITTTYGTLLDMTILELEEHQDGVAAARNMGLRAAQSPYVYFLDSDDYVLRDTFAEYMDAMGNADVDIAYGVIDHTWFKRSNYLSQIEDKEADLAEKEMARLANWENYSKERGAKEHDPEKEKALYFLMWNRKGISTTTALNIIYRRDFLLQHDIWYPEHLKFNSDLLFLVKALHEAKHFARAPRAVYVKRKHNDPINRPSISQESDDNKFYEKLQAYKEAIALVPEESHIRTILDRKIIRYYTRSFVKHVRRSEDPIWRNEYYKAMREVICGCRDEVVQDLKRYSRKLVDAIRKDDMDKLQSIVRNHFALRKAKRVFKNKNVLYKTMYLRKYLKEPVQENLVMFETFFGKNYADSPKYIYEYLGKHYPGQFEFVWALNDGKKSSDLPYGGTVVKRFSLKYAYYLAKAKYLVYNVHQPMWFRKREEQVFLETWHGTPLKRLVFDQEEVMSANPKYKPNFYRQRAEWDYLVSANHFSTETFKSCFMFENEMLEEGYPRNDILSAPDRDERAIELKKKLGIPQDKKTILYAPTWRDDEHYGSGQYKFDLKLNLRYLKEHLGDDYVVLLRTHYYIADHLDTTGLEGFTYNVSKYDDVSEIYLISDICITDYSSVFFDFANLRRPILFYTYDLDKYKNMLRGFYIDIEKEVPGPLLFTTEEVCDAIQHIEEINEKYAQRYDEFYERFCSLDDGNASKRIVERVFFQPKPDKKD
- a CDS encoding CDP-glycerol glycerophosphotransferase family protein, with the translated sequence MKFIKKILGKGIRLAYRLVYRLIPCNPKTVLFISFHGRGYSDNPKAIHQYMIQDEKYKDYQFIWAIKHHKGKQIKGARVIEYFSIPYFFYLARSKYWIVNCKLPKYVLKKDNQIYLQTWHGTPLKRLAHDIIVPEGTTFYRSGMTADEMRSTYDNDVSKYNYMISPNSFCTEVFQSAFQIDRKRLIETGYPRNDMLTNITEEQIKEIKQRMQLPLDKNIVLYAPTWRDNSFVTSGYTFDLQADFRKWKEILGDDSILLFKPHYLIINKFENDPMLEGFLYSIDAKEDINDLYVIADQLITDYSSVFFDYAILNRPIYFYMYDLDEYKEELRGFYLDIYKDLPGDIFETEEDLLQAVQTHCYDFERLNEFNRRFNHAQSGNCSEKVCDIVFAENSHGN
- a CDS encoding ATP-binding cassette domain-containing protein codes for the protein MAKTREEYSGYAVVMENVSKIYRLKTKGKKGKKKTDERFFALKDINFKIEKGDCVGILGTNGSGKSTLSLILSGISDKDSGNMIVNGEQALIAINTGLNMQLTGEENIDLKGALLGLKKKQIEEIKRGVIEFAELGDFLYQPVKKYSSGMKSRLGFSISLSLNPDIFIVDEALSVGDKGFAQKCMNRMQKLRDEEGKTIFFISHALPQVRAFCKTGMWIEGGKLVEIGDIDTVCDHYSEYVDSYNNLTEKEKKKQRDAKFKERIIKEEKKKSIFHRGK
- the tagD gene encoding glycerol-3-phosphate cytidylyltransferase, producing the protein MRKVITYGTFDLFHVGHLNLLRRAKEQGDYLIVAVSTDRFNWVEKNKKCQISDKDRMEIVRAIRYVDEVIPEDSWDQKVKDVQKYDVDVFVMGDDWEGKFDFLKEYCDVVYLPRTEGISTTQLKEELSSKKK
- a CDS encoding CDP-glycerol--glycerophosphate glycerophosphotransferase, producing MGIEKLILNILLGICRPLLCLLPVRKNKITFISLTMDTLSGDFKKIVNELRKNDELDLHFNLVKFEKTLMGKFKYLLNCFIQLYEVCTSHVIIINDNNYVISKFKRNDVRVIQIWHACGAVKKFGNQIKREYRIQNYDYVISCSDAWKPAFSEAFGVKPEQVIACGLPRTDALCIQERVAQLQNALIQRYPILKDSYIYLYAPTFRGNIIGGFHYETLPLEHILAKLPENSVIMYKMHPLLGDVKMGEHPRILNMNKENLNALLCVSDCLISDYSSVIFDYSIVGRKMIFYVPDLADYTQTIGLNVAYDHMPGDICQDVSALISSMRKQDRKRDSRLDAFRDTYFHSCDGNNAKRIAQLIEKTAE
- a CDS encoding response regulator gives rise to the protein MEQSRILIADDDYEIREIVRTLLIQEGYAVVEARNGKEALQLIDESIDLYILDIMMPYMDGYEVCEQIRKCSNAPILFLTAKGTQKDKAQGFSKGADDYLAKPFSYSELLVRVKAMLRRFMIYQGKEAELEKRSRVIQVGRLRIEERNEEVSVDDKKVQLTELEYRLLHFLVTHRHETFSAEELFVSVWKEPYYTSANNTLMVHIRNLRKKIERNPQDPVYIRTVWGKGYRFD